Proteins encoded within one genomic window of Paramisgurnus dabryanus chromosome 11, PD_genome_1.1, whole genome shotgun sequence:
- the abhd17ab gene encoding alpha/beta hydrolase domain-containing protein 17A, producing MNGLSVSELCCLFCCPPCPSRIAAKLAFLPPEPTYALVPDLEAGPVPAGPTGTSGLRSRSLGGSGSSVGGGNVTGEGRWKLHLTERAEFQYSQRELDVTEVFLTRSSRGNRVGCMYIRCAPSARFTVLFSHGNAVDLGQMSSFYIGLGTRINCNIFSYDYSGYGVSTGKPSEKNLYADIDAAWQALRSRYGISPENIILYGQSIGTVPTVDLASRYECAAVILHSPLTSGMRVAFPDTKKTYCFDAFPNIEKVSKITSPVLIIHGTEDEVIDFSHGLALYERCPKAVEPLWVEGAGHNDIELYSQYLERLRRFIGQELAAQHP from the exons ATGAATGGTCTTTCTGTGAGTGAGCTATGTTGCCTGTTCTGTTGCCCCCCCTGCCCCAGCCGCATTGCTGCCAAGCTTGCCTTTCTCCCCCCTGAACCCACCTATGCCCTCGTGCCTGATCTGGAGGCCGGGCCGGTACCGGCCGGACCCACGGGAACGTCGGGCCTTCGCTCTAGGAGTCTAGGTGGTAGTGGGAGTTCAGTAGGGGGAGGGAATGTTACAGGGGAGGGGCGCTGGAAGCTCCATCTAACTGAGCGGGCGGAATTCCAGTATTCCCAGCGGGAATTGGATGTCACGGAAGTGTTTTTGACTCGCTCAAGTCGAGGGAACAGAGTTGGCTGCATGTATATACGCTGTGCCCCCTCGGCCAG GTTTACGGTCCTGTTCTCCCATGGTAATGCTGTGGATCTAGGCCAGATGAGCAGCTTCTATATTGGCTTGGGCACTCGCATCAACTGTAACATATTCTCATATGATTACTCCGGCTATGGGGTCAGCACGGGAAAACCGTCAGAAAAGAATCTGTACGCAGATATAGACGCAGCGTGGCAGGCTCTACGCTCACG ATATGGCATCAGCCCAGAGAATATTATCCTTTATGGACAAAGCATTGGCACGGTGCCGACAGTGGACCTGGCATCCAGATACGAGTGTGCGGCCGTGATTCTTCACTCCCCTCTCACCTCTGGCATGAGGGTGGCCTTCCCCGACACTAAGAAGACTTACTGTTTTGACGCATTTCCTAA CATTGAAAAAGTGTCTAAAATCACATCTCCTGTGTTGATCATCCATGGGACTGAGGATGAGGTCATAGATTTCTCCCACGGCCTGGCCCTGTACGAGCGGTGCCCCAAAGCCGTGGAGCCACTGTGGGTGGAGGGAGCCGGACACAACGACATCGAACTCTACAGCCAGTACTTAGAACGCCTGCGTCGTTTCATTGGGCAGGAACTGGCTGCACAACATCCCTAA